The sequence GTCGAATATTTTGCGCAATATAACATAGTAATGTATATGGCGTAGTAATATTTATGGCGCAGTAATATATATGGCGCAGTAATATATATGGCgcagtaatatataattggaAAAAAGGAATCACGAGTATGTGCATGGCATTAacatttgataaaaaaaattattaaaatattgctAGATGAAATAAGTAGCACCATTTGTTTGTGTAAAAAAGGTGTGATTTCTTGGTATTACGAAGTTGTAAGGagttattttttcattttactgttccaaaatgtgtacatatatatacatatatatatatataaatttatatgtatatttttaacaattttgatatataaaattttactttaatataACTTCGCATATAGAAGTAAaattccttttcattttttttagaaagatatgttaaaaaacatatactattttatactatattatttttcatttttattttttttactttttatttttttttatttttatcgtTAAACTTACTCTACCACGTATTGCACGTAaactttttttgttgttaatCCTTTCTCCCACAAAAAGTTCCTAACGTTTAAGGAGTCTATTAATCCTTTGTCTGTTTGTGTTGCATGTGTGATATTATGTAATGTTGGCATATTCGGCTTCTTAACTATAAAAACGTACCATTTTAATTTTGGGCTAACAGTGTATACGAATTTGCACCTTTTTCCTGCTTGTTCGTCATATATGCAcgtacatatgcacatatacaggcatattcatgtatacatatacatgtgtgtacATAAACGCATTCGAAGAAATATAGTTTCATCCTCCACTTTTAAAGATATTCTTtctatttttgttaaataaagATGAATTTACTAGCTATTATTTTAACAAGACATGTAGATGATGTTATTTTCCTGTGCACCGCGACTGATTTAAACGcgttaaaagaaataaaaaaaaaaaagagaaaaaggaaaaagaaaaaaagaaaaagaaaaaaagaaaaaagaataaaatatttttttttacctttctTAATATCCTAACTATTATTTTCGAGCTCATCCCTACTATGTTGTTCATTAGTGTATTATAACTTCTAGCTGAGCATTCAAGTTTTTCGCTGTATGTACGtgtctatatatgtatatagaaACATCTATGTAATCTCTACACACATAAACATGCATTCgtgaagatatatatatatgtgtactcctttattttaccttttttagttattcatttattaaaaaaaaagcatttaaAGAGGCCGCCTTTTTTGTAGCCAGAACAGTTCCTTCAAGGGTTTGAAAACATGATCTTGCTTGTTTTTTAACCTATTTTGCAATTTTACCATTTTGTCTTTTGACCATTTTGTCTTTTCACCATTTTGTCATATTACCACTTCGTCATATTACCACTTCGTCATTTTTACCctcttattcttattattcattttctttttctctttttttcttttttttttttcctgttgTTAGATAGAGTATAAtacaaaagaaattataacgCACGAGAACAACACCGTTTTTGCATTCAAGTACACTGATAATATATGCCCTATAGTAATAGCAACCGATGATTATCCTGAGaggtattttcttttttctttttatggaacattatatgaattgttatttttttgttgttaagACGTATATATTGCCTTTCATTTTTACgttcattttttcctctATTTTTAAGTTCATTTTTGTCTACGTTTTTACTTTCCACTTCGCGTACTTTTCAACAGAGTAGCCTTTTACATGATTAACGAAATTTACATGAATTTTACTCAAACCATACCTAAAGAAGAATGGTCACAAGTAAAGCAAGACAACAAAATATCTTTTAACTTGAATTCTTATTTTGCTAAATATAAGGTAAGTCCAATAAGGAGTGAATAAGGGAAAATATTCATGCTACTAATAAATATGTCAATGGtttgtattatgtatttgtattaataGACTGTAACAATTGTTTACAACATTGATTTGTGTTTGAGTTATTTCCTCGATTTCTTTCTCATATTTTACTACTTACTCTTCCCCAACTGTAGGACCCCTTAACTTGTGATGCTATAGCTCagacaaatataaaaattaacgaaaatattgtaatattcCAAAAGAATGTGCAAAATTGCAATTTGCTTATAATGGAGTGTTGATATAcggaaaaaattatgcacacaaatatgtacacatatgtgcttgtatacgtacatatatatatgtgtgtgtgtgacTAATCATAGGAAAAGAACATTTCCTTATTAATGCCCACtattaatatgttatataagcTGTGTTTCATATAGATTTTGCCTTTTCCAgctcttcattttttttgcgattaatttttctgcgttccattttttttgcgttccattttttttgcGTTCCATTTCTTTACATTTCATTTCTTTATGTGTCATTTCCTTAcgtttcgttttattttattttatttttctttattttttccctatCCTTTAAAGGAAAAAGTGAGAGTAACCATGGATGCGCTTATCAGGAATAGGGAGAACTTGGACGTTCTTGTTGATAAGAGCAAAGACCTTTCGAGTAATTTCCCATTTTACTATTTCGTTATTTATCCATTTTGTAGTTATGCAGATATTCTGTATATACCAATTCTTTGTCGTATCATTTTAACCCATATATATTGtaacatatttatgcattttgCAAATTAGTTGTTtcgtttaatttttactaatGTTTTTCACGGaggtcatttttttttttttttttcttttcagcCACGACAAAACAGTTATTTAAGCAAAGCAAAAAGCTTAAAAGAAGACAGTGTTgcaatattatgtaaatttgattattatttttcgttctatatatttattttattatatccgtattatattatgctttattttgtttcccCCTTATTTTGTGCTGCTTTACTTTGTTTTACCCATATTTTGTgcttatttcattttatcttttttttttgtgaatttttttttttttttttttatgcgtATTTTTTCGCAATccttaaaatattcttttcgTACATTTTTGTTCTTGTCCTAGTTtgataaaacttttttaaattaaaaaatg comes from Plasmodium malariae genome assembly, chromosome: 7 and encodes:
- the PmUG01_07022200 gene encoding prenylated protein, putative, giving the protein MNLLAIILTRHVDDVIFLCTATDLNAYSFIKKKAFKEAAFFVARTVPSRIEYNTKEIITHENNTVFAFKYTDNICPIVIATDDYPERVAFYMINEIYMNFTQTIPKEEWSQVKQDNKISFNLNSYFAKYKDPLTCDAIAQTNIKINENIEKVRVTMDALIRNRENLDVLVDKSKDLSTTTKQLFKQSKKLKRRQCCNIM